One part of the Quercus lobata isolate SW786 chromosome 7, ValleyOak3.0 Primary Assembly, whole genome shotgun sequence genome encodes these proteins:
- the LOC115951932 gene encoding uncharacterized protein LOC115951932, with the protein MFSVPSTNSDMQEDEDVQEVFSSGLPKKPVLGKIKGTNPVDNYFAPRTTPRAQPGLKSVFQSKEMVRQADMAIARFPYDNCIPFNVVNSVYYQKMINAVAAAGLGYKGPSYHAIRVPLLRDQKKEVQLLVESQRRLWAEVGCTPMADGWTDTRYRSLINFLVYYPRGMVFVKSVDASDIVKSTRNLFKLFDEVVTWVGPKNIVHMVTDNASNYVSAGKLLCEKYKTISWSPCAAHCLNLVLQDMGVMPHMERLKKRASKVTIFIYNHVALIAWLRKRPGWTDIVRVGATRFATTFLSFGSLHVHKHDLQALVTSKFFVDNRLARESKEKEVVSIILDNSFWDDINVLVKISSPLIRLLRIFDSDQRPAIGYVYEGMHRARLGSKKIFRMKKHLLYNKKFNFDPIDYASIDKTDFWVFVEEEDPYLNYEELKNAIYEEGAYPASAGPSSNIEESVDDSSEVEGIDLGTFGQPVGPPPGFPGNDDEHDNYHDIDDL; encoded by the exons ATGTTTAGTGTGCCTTCCACAAATAGTGATAtgcaagaagatgaagatgttcAAGAAGTATTTAGTAGTGGGTTGCCTAAAAAACCTGTTTTAGGTAAAATAAAGGGTACAAATCCAGTGGATAATTACTTTGCTCCAAGAACTACTCCAAGAGCTCAACCTGGTCTTAAAAGTGTGTTCCAAAGTAAAGAAATGGTGAGGCAAGCTGATATGGCTATTGCAAGGTTTCCGTATGACAATTGCATTCCTTTTAATGTAGTGAATTCAGTGTACTACCAAAAGATGATTAATGCCGTAGCTGCTGCTGGTCTTGGCTACAAAGGTCCATCTTATCATGCTATACGAGTCCCTTTGTTGAGGGATCAAAAGAAAGAGGTTCAGTTGTTGGTTGAGTCACAACGTAGGCTTTGGGCAGAAGTTGGATGTACACCTATGGCTGATGGTTGGACAGATACTAGATATAGGTCATTGATTAATTTCCTTGTTTATTATCCTAGGGGAATGGTATTTGTAAAATCAGTTGATGCCTCAGATATTGTGAAGAGTACTAGAAACTTATTTAAACTATTTGATGAAGTAGTTACATGGGTTGGTCCAAAAAACATAGTTCACATGGTTACTGATAATGCTTCCAATTATGTATCTGCTGGTAAATTGTtgtgtgaaaaatataaaactataagTTGGTCTCCTTGTGCAGCACATTGCTTGAATCTTGTGTTACAGGATATGGGAGTCATGCCTCATATGGAGAGACTCAAAAAACGTGCATCCaaagttacaatttttatttataatcatgTGGCTTTGATTGCTTGGTTAAGGAAGAGACCTGGTTGGACAGATATTGTACGTGTAGGAGCAACAAGATTTGCTACTACTTTCCTTTCATTTGGAAGTCTTCATGTGCATAAGCATGACTTGCAAGCCTTAGTGACTAGCAAGTTCTTTGTGGACAATAGATTGGCAAGAGAgtcaaaggaaaaagaagtagttTCTATCATTTTAGATAATTCTTTTTGGGATGATATTAATGTTCTTGTCAAGATTTCATCGCCACTCATTCGTTTGTTACGGATTTTTGATTCTGATCAAAGGCCTGCAATAGGATATGTGTATGAGGGCATGCATAGAGCACGGTTGGGAAGCAAGAAGATCTTCCGAATGAAGAAGCACTT GCTTTACaataaaaagtttaattttgaccCCATTGATTATGCAAGTATCGACAAAactgatttttgggtatttgtggaAGAGGAAGACCCATATCTTAATTATGAAGAGTTGAAGAATGCAATTTATGAAGAGGGTGCATATCCAGCAAGTGCAGGGCCTTCTTCTAATATTGAAG AATCTGTAGATGATAGCAGTGAGGTTGAAGGAATTGATTTGGGAACATTTGGACAACCTGTTGGCCCTCCTCCTGGGTTTCCAGGGAATGATGATGAGCATGATAACtatcatgacattgatgatttaTGA
- the LOC115952426 gene encoding cationic peroxidase 1-like: MAHSYSSSAILTTTIKFCLLFSLLLGMVSAQLSPTFYATSCPNALSTINSAVNSAVSSEKRMGASLLRLHFHDCFVNGCDASVLLDDNSTFTGEKTAVPNNNSLRGFNVVDTIKSQLENICPGVVSCADILAVAARDSVVALGGTNWTVQLGRRDSTTASLSAANSNIPAPTLNLSGLLSAFSNKGFTAKELVALSGSHTIGQARCTVFRTRIYNETNINSSFATSLKSNCPSTGGDNNLAPLDLTSPTSFDNAYFKNLISNKGLLHSDQQLFNGGSTDSQVNAYSSNSASFLTDFANAMVKMGNLSPLTGTSGQIRTNCRKAN, encoded by the exons ATGGCTCACTCTTATTCTAGCTCAGCAATTCTAACTACCACAATTAAGTTCTGCCTCTTATTCTCACTTCTTTTGGGGATGGTCTCAGCTCAGTTGTCCCCTACTTTCTATGCAACATCATGCCCTAATGCCCTTTCCACCATTAATTCAGCTGTAAACTCCGCAGTGTCAAGTGAGAAACGCATGGGAGCATCCTTGCTCCGTCTTCACTTTCATGACTGCTTTGTTAAT GGGTGTGATGCATCGGTTCTCTTAGACGACAATTCAACTTTTACCGGAGAGAAAACAGCGGTTCCCAACAATAATTCACTAAGGGGATTTAATGTAGTAGACACTATCAAATCTCAATTGGAAAATATTTGCCCTGGTGTTGTGTCTTGTGCTGACATTTTAGCCGTTGCTGCGAGAGATTCCGTTGTTGCA CTAGGTGGGACTAATTGGACAGTTCAATTGGGTAGAAGAGACTCTACCACCGCAAGTTTAAGTGCTGCTAATTCCAACATCCCTGCTCCAACATTGAATCTTAGTGGCCTTCTCAGTGCCTTCTCAAACAAAGGTTTCACTGCCAAAGAATTGGTGGCCCTATCag GATCTCACACAATAGGCCAAGCAAGGTGCACAGTTTTCCGAACCAGGATTTACAATGAAACCAACATAAATTCCTCATTTGCAACTTCATTGAAATCGAACTGTCCAAGCACTGGTGGTGACAACAATCTTGCCCCTCTAGACTTGACTAGTCCAACATCTTTTGACAATGCTTACTTCAAGAATTTGATAAGCAACAAGGGTCTCTTGCACTCAGACCAACAACTCTTTAATGGGGGTTCCACAGATTCACAAGTTAATGCTTACAGCTCCAACTCCGCAAGCTTTCTAACAGACTTTGCAAATGCAATGGTGAAGATGGGGAACCTTAGCCCACTCACAGGCACAAGCGGCCAAATTAGGACAAATTGTAGAAAAGCCAACTAA